In Mus caroli chromosome 9, CAROLI_EIJ_v1.1, whole genome shotgun sequence, a single window of DNA contains:
- the Adamts15 gene encoding A disintegrin and metalloproteinase with thrombospondin motifs 15 isoform X2 codes for MADVGTMCDPKRSCSVIEDDGLPSAFTTAHELGHVFNMPHDNVKVCEEVFGKLRANHMMSPTLIQIDRANPWSACSAAIITDFLDSGHGDCLLDQPSKPITLPEDLPGTSYSLSQQCELAFGVGSKPCPYMQYCTKLWCTGKAKGQMVCQTRHFPWADGTSCGEGKFCLKGACVERHNPNKYRVDGSWAKWEPYSSCSRTCGGGVQLARRQCSNPTPANGGKYCEGVRVKYRSCNLESCPSSASGKSFREEQCEAFNGYNHSTNRLTLAVAWVPKYSGVSPRDKCKLICRANGTGYFYVLAPKVVDGTLCTPDSTSVCVQGKCIKAGCDGNLGSKKKFDKCGVCGGDNKSCKRVTGLFTKPMHGYNFVVAIPAGASSIDIRQRGYKGLIGDDNYLALKNSQGKYLLNGHFVVSAVERDLVVKGSVLRYSGTGTAVESLQASRPILEPLTVEVLSVGKMTPPRVRYSFYLPKEPREDKSTRPKDPRGSPVLRNSVLSLSNQVEQPDNRPPARWVAGSWGPCSVSCGSGLQKRAVDCRDSPGQQGASACDVDHRPLEKRACGEPCPTWELGNWSPCSKSCGRGFKRRPLKCVVHGGRLLARDQCDLRRKPQELDFCVLRPC; via the exons ATGGCTGATGTGGGCACCATGTGTGATCCCAAGAGAAGCTGCTCTGTCATCGAGGACGATGGGCTTCCGTCAGCCTTCACCACTGCCCATGAGCTGG GCCATGTGTTCAACATGCCCCATGACAACGTGAAGGTGTGTGAGGAGGTGTTTGGGAAGCTCAGAGCCAACCACATGATGTCTCCGACCCTCATCCAGATTGACCGTGCCAACCCCTGGTCAGCCTGCAGCGCTGCCATTATTACTGATTTCCTGGACAGTGGGCATG GTGACTGCCTCCTGGACCAGCCCAGCAAGCCCATCACCCTGCCTGAGGACCTGCCGGGCACAAGCTACAGTTTGAGCCAGCAGTGCGAGCTGGCCTTTGGGGTGGGCTCTAAGCCCTGCCCATATATGCAGTACTGTACAAAGCTGTGGTGCACTGGCAAGGCCAAGGGGCAGATGGTGTGCCAGACTCGCCACTTCCCCTGGGCTGATGGCACCAGTTGTGGGGAGGGCAAGTTCTGCCTCAAGGGAGCCTGCGTGGAGAGACACAACCCAAACAAGTACCGG GTGGACGGCTCTTGGGCCAAGTGGGAGCCTTACAGTTCCTGCTCGCGCACCTGCGGTGGGGGCGTGCAGCTGGCCCGGAGGCAATGCAGCAATCCTACCCCTGCCAACGGTGGAAAGTACTGCGAGGGAGTAAGAGTGAAATACCGATCTTGCAACTTGGAGTCCTGCCCCAGCTCAG CCTCTGGCAAGAGCTTCCGGGAAGAGCAATGTGAAGCTTTCAATGGCTACAACCACAGCACCAACCGGCTCACTTTAGCTGTGGCATGGGTACCCAAGTACTCAGGCGTGTCACCACGCGACAAGTGTAAGCTCATCTGCCGAGCCAATGGGACTGGCTACTTCTATGTACTAGCACCTAAG GTGGTGGATGGTACGCTGTGTACTCCTGACTCCACCTCGGTCTGTGTCCAAGGCAAGTGCATCAAGGCTGGCTGCGACGGGAATCTGGGCTCCAAGAAGAAATTTGacaaatgtggtgtgtgtggtggagaCAATAAGAGCTGTAAGAGGGTGACAGGACTCTTCACCAAGCCTAT GCACGGCTACAATTTTGTAGTGGCCATCCCTGCTGGCGCCTCCAGCATTGACATCCGTCAGCGTGGTTACAAGGGGCTCATTGGAGATGACAACTACCTTGCTTTGAAGAACAGCCAAGGCAAATACCTGCTCAATGGGCACTTTGTGGTATCTGCTGTAGAGCGGGACCTGGTGGTAAAAGGCAGTGTACTACGCTATAGTGGCACTGGCACTGCAGTGGAGAGCCTGCAGGCTTCTCGACCCATCCTGGAGCCACTCACCGTGGAGGTCCTGTCCGTGGGGAAGATGACACCGCCCCGTGTGCGTTATTCCTTCTATCTGCCCAAAGAACCTCGGGAGGACAAGTCCACTCGCCCCAAGGACCCTCGGGGTTCCCCCGTGTTGCGCAACAGTGTTCTCAGCCTTTCCAACCAAGTAGAGCAGCCAGACAACAGACCTCCTGCGCGCTGGGTGGCAGGCAGCTGGGGGCCTTGCTCGGTGAGCTGTGGCAGTGGCCTACAGAAGCGAGCAGTGGACTGCCGGGACTCCCCAGGGCAGCAAGGAGCCTCTGCTTGTGATGTAGACCATCGGCCATTGGAGAAGCGAGCCTGTGGGGAACCCTGCCCAACTTGGGAGCTCGGCAACTGGTCGCCCTGTTCTAAAAGCTGTGGCCGTGGATTTAAGAGGCGTCCGCTCAAGTGTGTGGTCCACGGAGGCAGGCTGCTGGCTCGGGACCAGTGTGACTTACGCCGCAAGCCCCAGGAATTAGACTTCTGCGTCTTGAGACCCTGCTGA